From a region of the Desulfonatronum sp. SC1 genome:
- a CDS encoding DUF4143 domain-containing protein, with translation MAGYIHTCLREEVQQEGLVRNLQAFARFLEAACLSQAGVLNISEVARECEVNRKVVEEYFHILEVLLLAWRLPVSTRKAQRRMTAHPKFFLFDAGVFKALRPKGPLDRPEEIDGATLETLIFQELLAVNDNLRMGFDLILLPDG, from the coding sequence CTGGCTGGTTACATTCACACCTGTCTGCGCGAAGAGGTTCAGCAGGAAGGGCTGGTTCGCAACCTCCAAGCCTTCGCCCGCTTCCTGGAAGCAGCCTGCCTGTCCCAGGCCGGTGTCCTGAACATCTCCGAAGTGGCACGGGAATGCGAGGTGAACCGCAAAGTGGTTGAGGAGTATTTCCATATTCTGGAGGTTCTCCTGTTGGCCTGGCGTTTGCCCGTGTCCACCAGGAAAGCCCAACGCCGCATGACCGCCCATCCGAAGTTCTTTCTGTTCGACGCCGGAGTATTCAAGGCGCTTCGACCAAAAGGCCCGCTGGACCGGCCCGAAGAAATCGACGGAGCGACCCTTGAGACCTTGATTTTCCAAGAACTGCTTGCGGTCAACGACAATCTGCGCATGGGCTTTGACCTAATATTACTGCCGGACGGCTGA
- a CDS encoding PAS domain-containing protein, which translates to MPRRRASSGMNCASNGYKAEQMARMGSWEWDMEADVFRMSPNRFAIHGSRPRVMTAAELFPLAHPEDLSAVQECLHKVLGGEPEYRIEHRIISQDTGEVRWVSSLGEVVRDGGGRPLKLFGVSQDVTEIWQGMQVAPTLMQQS; encoded by the coding sequence ATGCCACGCAGACGAGCCAGCAGTGGGATGAACTGCGCAAGCAACGGGTATAAGGCCGAACAGATGGCTCGGATGGGCAGTTGGGAGTGGGACATGGAAGCGGATGTGTTCCGCATGTCCCCAAACAGGTTTGCGATTCATGGCAGTCGGCCCAGAGTGATGACCGCGGCGGAACTCTTCCCCTTGGCCCACCCCGAAGATCTGTCCGCTGTCCAGGAGTGTCTCCACAAAGTACTGGGCGGCGAGCCGGAATACCGGATCGAACACCGGATCATTAGTCAGGATACCGGAGAAGTGCGCTGGGTCTCCTCTCTGGGCGAGGTGGTGCGCGACGGGGGCGGCCGGCCTTTGAAGCTGTTCGGCGTCAGCCAGGATGTGACCGAGATCTGGCAGGGCATGCAGGTTGCCCCCACACTCATGCAGCAATCATGA
- a CDS encoding PAS domain S-box protein, with protein MNKRTMPSSWATNRLILTATVIWLAVLAASLVWNCRQVDFSTMVLAHLLAGILGLVGLGGGRRLLAESETQLRVSEAQFKSLFHETSALLYVHNAKTGELVDANKAAWTAHGYTSLKELQAHNLWLDTPYSQENAVACIHKAATEGPKVFEWLSRKTTGEPIWVQVQLTVVNLGGVDRVLATAMNITERKQIENQLRKLSRAVEQSPVSIVLTDLQGTIEYVNPAFTKVTGYAFDEVIGQNPRVLKSPDKKTEDYKEMWATLSSGNEWRGEFKNIKKNRDVYWESASISPITDEQGRTTHYVAVKEDITHRKRTEEQTEIRLRLISYASSHPLADLMTRSLDEIERFLNSSISFLHLVEQDQKTLSLQQWSTATKERFCKAPGLGLHYDIDQAGIWVDCIRERRGVIHNDYASLGHKKGLPDGHAEVVREMVVPVMRHDTVVAIMGVGNKPVDYTQEDLNALTFLADVTWEVITRKQAEGRLYQYADQMELKNQELDAALVNAEAATRAKSEFLANMSHEIRTPMNGVIGMTGLLLDTGLTDEQRRFTETIQSSGEALLNLINDILDYSKIEAGRLDIETVDFDLHSLMDDFAATLALCAQEKGLEFISFIDPEVPRLLRGDPGRLRQVLTNLVGNAIKFTAQGEVVVKVGSMMTDENSSIFRSQIPSLSPSENEVLLRFTVRDTGIGIPEDKVGLLFNKFSQLDASITRRFGGTGLGLAISRQLVEMMGGRIGVHSVVGQGSTFWFTICLDLAHQEDKECFDDEGHHPVPCELFHFGHANARILLAEDNPVNQQVALGILKKFGLRGDAVGNGREALQALERVPYDLVLMDVMMPEMDGLEATRRIRRQESEDRGQSSDPQLSGLIPQPSSFPQVSGFIPHPPQRTPIIAMTAGVLPQDRVRCVEAGMDGFVAKPVNSVELARVLGMWLGREIVQEAELGIQKSGVRSQERRNVRRGDVVRTELDVTGKRQAKAEDTSSVFNRGALLDRCMGDEDLVRDVLVMFQDNMPQRIQELQTALDAGDASTSHLVAHTIKGMAANIGAECLRALAKEMEDAVKDGDLVAVGARMGALAGRFEELREVVG; from the coding sequence ATGAATAAACGCACCATGCCTTCCTCTTGGGCCACGAACCGGCTGATACTAACGGCCACGGTGATCTGGCTCGCCGTGCTGGCGGCGTCACTGGTCTGGAATTGTCGCCAAGTGGACTTTTCCACGATGGTTCTGGCGCATTTGTTGGCAGGTATCCTGGGGCTGGTCGGTTTGGGGGGCGGTCGGCGATTGTTGGCCGAATCCGAGACGCAGCTTCGCGTCAGCGAGGCGCAGTTCAAGTCGTTGTTCCATGAAACATCCGCCTTGCTGTATGTTCACAATGCGAAAACCGGCGAACTCGTGGACGCGAACAAGGCAGCCTGGACAGCACACGGGTATACTTCCCTGAAGGAGCTTCAAGCACATAATCTCTGGCTGGATACTCCATATTCCCAAGAGAATGCCGTGGCCTGTATCCACAAGGCGGCAACCGAGGGGCCCAAGGTCTTTGAGTGGCTGAGCCGCAAAACAACGGGGGAACCCATCTGGGTTCAGGTTCAATTGACCGTGGTGAATCTGGGCGGGGTTGATCGTGTCTTGGCTACGGCCATGAATATCACGGAGCGCAAGCAGATCGAAAACCAACTCCGCAAGCTGTCCAGAGCCGTGGAGCAAAGCCCGGTCAGTATCGTCCTGACTGATTTGCAGGGCACGATTGAGTACGTCAATCCGGCATTCACCAAGGTCACGGGCTATGCCTTTGACGAGGTGATTGGCCAGAATCCGAGGGTGTTGAAGTCCCCGGACAAGAAAACAGAGGACTACAAGGAAATGTGGGCGACCCTCAGCTCGGGCAATGAATGGCGCGGAGAGTTCAAGAACATCAAAAAAAATCGCGACGTGTATTGGGAATCCGCCTCCATTTCTCCGATCACCGATGAGCAGGGGCGGACAACCCATTACGTCGCGGTCAAGGAGGACATCACTCATCGCAAGCGGACCGAGGAACAAACGGAAATTCGGCTCAGGCTGATCAGCTACGCCTCCAGCCACCCCCTGGCAGATTTGATGACCAGATCCCTCGATGAAATCGAACGGTTTTTGAACAGTTCCATCAGTTTTTTGCATTTGGTGGAGCAGGACCAGAAGACCCTGTCCCTGCAGCAGTGGTCTACGGCGACGAAGGAGCGCTTCTGCAAGGCGCCGGGCCTGGGCCTGCACTACGACATCGACCAGGCTGGGATCTGGGTGGACTGCATCCGGGAACGCCGGGGGGTGATCCACAACGACTACGCCTCATTGGGGCACAAGAAAGGGTTGCCGGACGGTCATGCGGAGGTGGTCCGGGAGATGGTCGTACCGGTCATGCGCCATGATACGGTGGTGGCCATCATGGGCGTGGGCAACAAGCCCGTGGACTACACCCAGGAAGACCTGAACGCCTTGACCTTCTTGGCCGACGTGACCTGGGAGGTCATCACCCGCAAACAGGCCGAGGGTCGGCTTTATCAGTATGCCGATCAGATGGAGTTGAAGAATCAGGAACTGGACGCGGCCCTGGTCAATGCCGAGGCGGCGACCCGAGCCAAGTCCGAATTCCTGGCCAATATGAGCCACGAGATCCGGACACCCATGAACGGGGTGATCGGGATGACCGGCCTGCTTCTGGACACGGGCCTGACCGACGAGCAACGCCGCTTCACCGAAACCATCCAGTCCAGCGGCGAGGCCCTGCTGAACCTGATCAACGACATTCTGGACTATTCCAAGATTGAGGCCGGACGTCTGGATATTGAAACCGTAGACTTCGATCTTCACAGTCTGATGGACGATTTTGCCGCTACCCTGGCACTGTGCGCCCAAGAGAAGGGCCTGGAATTCATCTCCTTCATCGATCCTGAAGTTCCTCGTCTTTTACGTGGCGATCCCGGACGATTGCGTCAGGTTTTGACCAATTTGGTGGGCAACGCAATAAAGTTCACGGCGCAGGGTGAAGTTGTGGTCAAGGTCGGTAGCATGATGACTGATGAAAATTCTTCAATTTTCAGGTCTCAGATTCCATCCCTCAGCCCTTCCGAAAACGAAGTTCTGCTCCGCTTCACGGTCCGGGACACCGGCATCGGCATTCCCGAGGACAAGGTCGGCCTGCTGTTCAATAAATTTTCGCAGTTGGATGCGTCCATTACCCGCCGATTCGGGGGAACCGGTCTGGGGTTGGCCATATCGCGGCAATTGGTGGAAATGATGGGCGGCCGGATCGGTGTCCACAGCGTGGTCGGCCAGGGCTCTACCTTCTGGTTCACGATCTGCTTGGACCTGGCACATCAAGAGGACAAGGAGTGTTTTGACGACGAAGGGCACCACCCTGTTCCTTGCGAACTTTTTCATTTTGGCCACGCCAACGCGCGTATCCTCCTGGCCGAGGACAACCCCGTGAACCAACAGGTGGCCTTGGGCATACTCAAGAAATTCGGCCTGCGCGGCGACGCCGTGGGTAATGGCCGCGAAGCCCTCCAAGCTCTGGAAAGAGTTCCATACGATCTGGTGCTGATGGACGTGATGATGCCGGAGATGGATGGGCTGGAAGCGACGAGAAGAATTAGAAGACAGGAGTCGGAAGACAGAGGACAGAGTTCCGATCCTCAGCTCTCAGGCCTCATACCTCAGCCCTCTTCTTTCCCTCAGGTTTCAGGTTTCATCCCTCATCCCCCTCAGCGAACGCCGATCATCGCCATGACCGCCGGGGTTTTGCCACAGGATCGGGTACGGTGCGTCGAGGCCGGGATGGATGGTTTCGTGGCCAAGCCGGTGAATTCGGTTGAGTTGGCCCGAGTACTGGGGATGTGGCTGGGAAGAGAGATTGTTCAGGAGGCGGAACTGGGTATTCAGAAGTCAGGAGTCAGAAGCCAGGAGAGGAGAAACGTCCGAAGAGGAGACGTTGTAAGGACGGAGCTGGATGTAACGGGCAAAAGGCAGGCAAAGGCTGAAGACACTTCGTCGGTGTTCAACCGGGGCGCGCTACTGGATCGGTGTATGGGCGACGAGGACTTGGTGCGGGATGTGTTGGTGATGTTCCAGGACAACATGCCCCAGCGTATTCAGGAACTTCAAACGGCCTTAGACGCCGGCGACGCCTCAACGTCACACTTGGTGGCCCACACCATCAAGGGCATGGCCGCCAACATCGGCGCGGAGTGTCTGCGGGCCCTGGCCAAGGAAATGGAGGACGCAGTCAAGGATGGCGACCTAGTGGCGGTTGGAGCGAGGATGGGGGCGTTGGCGGGTAGATTTGAGGAATTGCGTGAGGTGGTGGGGTAG